One Apodemus sylvaticus chromosome 23, mApoSyl1.1, whole genome shotgun sequence genomic window carries:
- the LOC127674102 gene encoding retinoic acid early-inducible protein 1-beta-like, giving the protein MANATKVRSCLTEHLENLCQELRNKVEKSLGYPTLQATMLSQHSYGQLLSACWLFNINEKYFFTLDTVTMSWRPTNAVSGDIMNKWKGDKDLMKHLNFSIAEGSQKLNEFFKQHKEKPRSTPRSPDITQVTSPTQLPPTGHVPYKEVYITVGLIIFFIICIYQCVRRKCCTQGDRNLQLLRACCIDCHKPQRKDGPKETRGEVPNQTTKMLSQEEEPKACRSQRRASDPVELELRMVPVLGAEPRTFPRTASALYY; this is encoded by the exons ATGGCAAATGCCACTAAAGTGCGGTCATGTTTGACAGAACATCTGGAAAATTTGTGCCAGGAGTTAAGGAACAAGGTGGAGAAGAGTCTTG GTTACCCCACTTTACAGGCCACCATGCTTTCTCAGCACAGCTATGGACAACTCCTTAGTGCCTGCTGGCTATTCAACATTAATGAAAAGTACTTCTTCACCCTGGACACTGTGACTATGAGCTGGAGACCGACTAATGCTGTGTCAGGGGATATCATGAATAAATGGAAAGGTGATAAGGATTTAATGAAACATCTGAATTTCTCCATAGCAGAAGGCAGTCAGAAACTCAATGAATTCTTCAAGCAGCACAAGGAAAAGCCAA ggtcaACACCAAGGTCCCCTGATATCACCCAGGTTACATCACCCACCCAGCTTCCACCTACAGGGCACGTTCCTTATAAGGAAGTATATATCACTGTGGGACTCATCATATTCTTTATTATCTGCATTTACCAATGTGTCAGGAGGAAATGTTGTACCCAAGGAG ACAGAAATCTTCAGCTGCTCAGGGCCTGTTGCATCGACTGCCACAAACCACAGAGGAAAGATGGGCCAAAGGAGACAAGAGGAGAGGTTCCCAACCAGACCACCAAGATGTTGTCCCAGGAGGAAGAGCCCAAGGCGTGCAG aagccagaggagggcatcagatcctgtggaactggagttacggatggttCCAGTACTAGGagctgaacccaggaccttcccaagaacagcaagtgctctttactactga